A DNA window from Leptospira langatensis contains the following coding sequences:
- the nadC gene encoding carboxylating nicotinate-nucleotide diphosphorylase, protein MQVKRAYTKPISEVNEADYFPLAKMAWEEDCPDQDITSVSLFSSDQKATALLNAREEGILCGKGVASALSRLSGGDLQFTFFFEDGERFVSGDSIGKIEGSLLSLLRVERILLNFLQYLSGISTSTRKIADQYGSKGLMILDTRKTLPGYRKLAKYAVYCGGGSNHRLDLSEMALIKDNHLALFESAKIPVGKIRKNFPGRLVELEIDSLDQLDDALEAEPDVILLDNFNISDTRIAYQKAKTKNPNIMIECSGRFTPEKLEALSEFPGVGVSMGYLTHTTRFLDLGLDIRTDN, encoded by the coding sequence ATGCAAGTGAAACGAGCTTATACTAAGCCTATCTCGGAAGTGAACGAGGCGGATTATTTTCCTCTGGCAAAAATGGCCTGGGAAGAGGATTGCCCGGACCAAGATATAACTTCCGTATCTCTCTTTTCTTCCGATCAAAAAGCGACTGCTCTCTTGAATGCAAGAGAAGAAGGTATTCTCTGCGGTAAGGGGGTTGCTTCCGCTCTCTCTCGGCTTTCCGGCGGAGATTTGCAGTTTACCTTCTTCTTTGAAGATGGTGAAAGATTTGTCTCGGGGGACTCGATCGGTAAAATAGAAGGAAGTCTCCTGTCTCTTTTGAGAGTGGAGAGGATCCTCTTGAACTTTCTACAATATCTTTCCGGTATTTCCACTTCCACTCGAAAGATCGCGGACCAGTACGGGTCCAAGGGTTTAATGATCTTGGATACTCGTAAGACTTTGCCGGGTTATCGTAAACTTGCAAAGTATGCCGTTTACTGCGGAGGAGGTTCCAATCATAGGCTAGATCTTTCGGAGATGGCGTTGATCAAGGACAATCATCTGGCCCTTTTTGAGTCCGCTAAGATTCCTGTGGGAAAGATTCGTAAGAATTTTCCCGGAAGGCTTGTGGAATTGGAAATAGATTCCTTAGATCAACTGGATGACGCACTAGAAGCGGAACCTGACGTTATTTTATTAGATAATTTTAATATTTCCGATACAAGGATCGCCTATCAAAAGGCAAAGACCAAGAATCCGAATATTATGATAGAATGCTCCGGGAGGTTCACTCCTGAAAAATTGGAAGCTCTCTCCGAGTTTCCGGGCGTGGGAGTGAGCATGGGCTATTTGACCCATACGACTCGCTTCTTGGATCTGGGTTTGGATATACGAACTGATAACTGA
- a CDS encoding lipoprotein LipL71 codes for MKTFRALSFSSALLGVVGFFVACGSELPVKELAEAKTAITRAKEAGAERYASGEFEEARKSLLTAHEKASNEDLGETKKSAEYAKSKAYDALEKSYPSLTDDSKKQASAAIDEADEAYASQLAAEPYNNAVELRKEGDTLRDNADRTLESYPKESGDDAKLKTRLAAFDQYEQSNKKYLDSKKAASDAKALALSQKQQLLDSLADIDKNLDDADRYAGGQDPEVGQTRDRLNAAKSKIDSGKIKEGYSEIDDIRKKSSELVAKNIQAYALKKKAEAKDSIGKAKDKLASIDQSKLKSSKDLQTSYQRADENLKAADESHAAAEELFSSEKYEDSIARSEEAIRLSRIVVDQSDDIAERLKSGTSVAGRKTSGDETDGSDSSTRKTKDSDSSSARSSGELPDGWKRYVVRKKVPADCLWRISAYKQHYGTSKLWKRIYEANRKKIKNPNLIYPKQVLLIPPAKGPIKFDPKKAEKKKSGSEKVEATTAPKKEEQPAPQPSENEEEDEQQPSQPEQPTQPEQQQQPPAEENAQQQPSTESHQPSTDEQQAPAENQAPSDSTEEEEPR; via the coding sequence ATGAAAACTTTTCGAGCCTTATCGTTCTCTTCCGCCTTACTGGGAGTAGTCGGGTTCTTCGTTGCTTGTGGATCCGAACTCCCTGTAAAAGAATTAGCGGAAGCAAAAACCGCTATCACTCGAGCAAAGGAAGCGGGCGCTGAAAGATATGCTTCCGGAGAATTCGAAGAAGCTCGCAAGAGCCTATTAACGGCTCATGAAAAAGCTTCTAACGAAGACTTAGGCGAGACCAAGAAAAGCGCCGAGTATGCAAAAAGCAAGGCGTATGATGCATTAGAAAAATCTTATCCTTCTTTGACTGACGATTCTAAGAAGCAAGCAAGTGCTGCGATTGACGAGGCCGACGAGGCTTATGCTTCTCAGCTTGCTGCGGAACCGTATAATAATGCGGTCGAATTGAGAAAAGAAGGGGATACTCTTCGAGATAACGCGGACCGCACTCTGGAATCTTATCCAAAGGAATCCGGAGACGATGCCAAGCTCAAGACTCGCCTAGCTGCTTTCGATCAGTATGAGCAAAGCAATAAGAAATATTTAGATTCTAAGAAAGCTGCTTCGGATGCGAAAGCATTAGCGCTTTCCCAAAAACAGCAATTACTCGATTCACTTGCGGACATAGACAAGAACCTGGACGATGCAGACAGATATGCCGGCGGACAGGATCCTGAAGTTGGTCAGACCAGGGATCGTCTTAATGCAGCAAAATCCAAGATCGATTCCGGAAAGATCAAAGAAGGTTATTCTGAGATCGACGATATTCGCAAGAAATCCAGCGAGCTAGTCGCGAAGAATATCCAAGCATATGCACTCAAGAAAAAGGCAGAAGCAAAGGATTCTATCGGAAAAGCTAAGGATAAATTAGCCTCTATCGATCAGTCCAAATTGAAATCCAGCAAGGATCTTCAAACTTCTTACCAAAGAGCGGATGAGAATCTGAAGGCGGCGGACGAATCTCATGCGGCTGCAGAGGAATTATTCTCCTCCGAGAAATATGAAGATTCCATCGCAAGATCCGAAGAGGCAATCCGACTTTCCAGGATCGTTGTAGATCAGTCCGACGATATCGCGGAAAGACTGAAGAGTGGAACCTCTGTGGCAGGTCGCAAGACTAGCGGAGACGAAACGGACGGTTCTGATTCTAGCACCAGAAAAACCAAGGATTCCGATTCTTCCTCGGCTCGTAGTTCCGGCGAATTGCCAGACGGATGGAAACGTTATGTAGTCCGTAAAAAGGTTCCTGCAGATTGTCTTTGGAGAATCTCTGCTTACAAACAGCATTATGGAACTTCCAAACTATGGAAACGTATCTATGAGGCGAACCGTAAGAAGATCAAGAATCCAAATCTGATCTATCCAAAGCAAGTTCTCTTAATTCCTCCTGCAAAAGGTCCGATCAAATTCGATCCTAAAAAAGCGGAGAAGAAGAAATCCGGAAGCGAGAAGGTAGAAGCTACTACCGCTCCTAAGAAAGAAGAGCAGCCTGCACCTCAACCTTCTGAAAATGAAGAAGAGGATGAGCAGCAACCTTCTCAACCGGAACAGCCAACTCAGCCGGAACAACAACAACAGCCTCCTGCCGAGGAAAATGCACAGCAGCAACCTTCTACGGAAAGCCACCAGCCTTCCACAGATGAGCAGCAAGCTCCGGCGGAGAACCAAGCTCCTTCTGATTCTACCGAAGAAGAAGAGCCTAGATAA
- a CDS encoding STAS domain-containing protein gives MEITRRESGNIVILDINGEIDLYNAPEIKDVIAKLIEEQKYYTIINLEKVSYIDSSGIGALISSLSNLKKYQGGLKIINVAGSVRKVFELTKLTSFFEIFDNEPDAVAAFK, from the coding sequence ATGGAAATCACCAGAAGGGAAAGCGGTAACATCGTAATTCTGGACATTAACGGGGAGATCGATTTATATAACGCCCCTGAAATTAAGGATGTGATCGCAAAGCTCATTGAAGAGCAGAAATATTACACGATTATTAACCTAGAAAAGGTTTCTTACATTGACTCTTCCGGAATCGGAGCTTTGATTTCCAGCCTCTCTAATTTAAAGAAATATCAGGGTGGCCTAAAGATCATAAACGTTGCCGGTTCCGTAAGAAAGGTATTCGAATTAACTAAATTAACATCCTTCTTCGAGATCTTTGATAACGAGCCGGATGCTGTCGCTGCCTTCAAGTAA
- the tgt gene encoding tRNA guanosine(34) transglycosylase Tgt, translating into MIFRSGISDPNSHARTGTLHLNGIEIPTPVFMPVGTRGAVKSLDSDDLDELGFELILGNTYHLYLRPGMDVLQKFGGLKNFISYKKALLTDSGGFQVFSLNSLVKFKKEGVEFRSHIDGSPHFFTPEKVIDIQRTIGSDIMMVLDDCPPGDADTARIKESLDRTHRWAEAAVSYWEKEKGKQNLFGIFQGGTNLDLRLESLSKIAALPFSGIAIGGLSVGEPRPDFIRTMEGIAPHTDKSRPLYLMGVGTVPDILEGVRNGVDMFDCVLPTRNARNGQVFTSKGKMNLRNEKWKFSEEPMDPECDCKVCKRYSVGYIRHLHHVKELSAFSLSTYHNLHFMKKFMKELRLSIEVGKFSEFFVKWKNLYERPEISR; encoded by the coding sequence ATGATATTCCGTTCTGGAATCTCTGATCCGAATTCTCACGCAAGAACTGGAACCTTACATCTAAATGGAATAGAGATTCCTACTCCCGTTTTCATGCCTGTGGGAACCAGAGGAGCAGTCAAGTCTCTGGATTCGGATGATCTGGATGAACTAGGCTTTGAACTCATTCTAGGAAACACCTATCATCTCTATCTTCGCCCTGGAATGGATGTTCTCCAAAAATTTGGAGGACTCAAGAACTTCATTTCCTACAAGAAGGCTCTGCTCACGGATAGCGGGGGGTTCCAGGTATTCAGTCTAAACTCACTCGTAAAATTCAAGAAGGAAGGAGTGGAGTTTCGGTCGCATATTGATGGTAGTCCTCATTTCTTTACTCCCGAAAAGGTGATCGATATCCAGAGGACGATAGGCTCTGATATTATGATGGTGTTAGATGATTGTCCTCCCGGCGACGCGGACACCGCTCGCATCAAGGAGTCCTTGGATCGAACTCACCGTTGGGCGGAGGCCGCAGTCTCCTACTGGGAAAAGGAGAAGGGAAAGCAGAATCTATTCGGGATATTCCAAGGTGGAACGAATTTGGATCTGAGATTAGAGAGTCTTTCCAAGATTGCCGCACTTCCTTTTTCGGGAATTGCCATCGGAGGGCTCTCAGTCGGCGAGCCTCGTCCTGATTTTATCCGAACCATGGAGGGAATTGCACCTCATACAGACAAATCCAGGCCTCTTTATCTCATGGGAGTGGGAACTGTTCCGGATATTTTAGAGGGTGTTCGCAACGGAGTCGACATGTTCGACTGTGTTCTTCCGACTCGTAACGCTAGAAATGGCCAAGTCTTCACTTCTAAAGGAAAAATGAATCTCAGAAATGAGAAATGGAAGTTCTCCGAAGAGCCGATGGATCCGGAATGCGATTGCAAAGTTTGTAAAAGATACAGCGTGGGATATATTCGTCACCTGCATCATGTGAAAGAACTCAGTGCCTTCTCCTTAAGCACGTACCATAATCTGCATTTTATGAAAAAGTTTATGAAAGAGTTAAGGCTTTCGATCGAAGTTGGAAAATTCAGCGAGTTTTTCGTTAAATGGAAAAATTTGTACGAAAGACCGGAAATTTCTCGTTGA
- a CDS encoding Fur family transcriptional regulator, giving the protein MNKDREAEILNTVDDSIRMEMKTFSDYLQKKGLKITSQRMLVAERIFSLHNHFTAEGLLEEFKDQRDRISKATIYRILSIMVEAKLLQEHNFGQDYKYYEHIIGHTHHDHIICRDCGRIVEFVDERIEQLQEQAAASNGFKITGHSLNIYGTCLDPNCPNKK; this is encoded by the coding sequence ATGAACAAAGACAGAGAAGCTGAAATTCTGAATACCGTAGACGATTCCATCAGAATGGAAATGAAGACTTTTTCGGATTATCTTCAGAAAAAGGGTCTGAAGATCACAAGCCAAAGAATGCTCGTTGCCGAAAGGATCTTTTCCCTTCACAATCACTTTACAGCAGAGGGTTTGCTGGAAGAATTCAAGGACCAAAGAGATCGCATCTCCAAGGCGACCATTTACAGGATCCTTTCCATCATGGTCGAAGCTAAGTTATTGCAAGAGCATAATTTCGGCCAAGATTATAAGTACTACGAACATATCATCGGCCACACTCATCACGATCATATCATTTGCAGAGACTGCGGAAGGATCGTAGAATTTGTGGACGAAAGAATTGAGCAATTGCAAGAGCAGGCTGCTGCGAGCAACGGCTTCAAGATCACCGGGCATAGTTTGAATATTTACGGCACCTGTTTGGATCCGAATTGTCCCAACAAGAAATGA
- the lptE gene encoding LPS assembly lipoprotein LptE, which produces MRFFSCLFLLFFVGCTYFTREPGNPPKIDGIPIPDEKRTVYVQNFRNNSYGIAMHTQLSDLVKQEINYRGRFIQTREKSQAAYRIYGEISHYQQVGALLDQGGQQLSKEMTVICRVELQKAGGEKIPLERSEIPARIIYSDQLGYIESEGQAQTRLLKILAVRIAEELERAWYYSIAGKIDGDEED; this is translated from the coding sequence ATGCGGTTTTTTTCCTGTCTTTTTCTCTTATTTTTTGTCGGCTGCACCTATTTTACTCGGGAGCCTGGGAACCCGCCCAAGATAGATGGGATCCCGATCCCGGATGAAAAGCGGACCGTATACGTGCAGAACTTCCGGAATAATTCGTATGGGATTGCGATGCATACCCAGCTCTCCGATCTCGTAAAACAAGAGATCAATTATCGGGGAAGATTTATCCAAACCAGGGAGAAGTCCCAAGCAGCCTACCGTATCTATGGAGAGATCAGTCACTACCAACAAGTGGGCGCTCTTTTGGATCAGGGGGGGCAACAACTCAGTAAGGAAATGACCGTGATCTGCAGGGTGGAATTACAGAAGGCCGGGGGAGAAAAAATTCCTCTGGAGAGATCGGAGATCCCTGCCAGGATAATCTATTCCGATCAACTTGGTTACATAGAGTCGGAAGGCCAAGCGCAGACTCGTCTTCTCAAGATCTTAGCGGTTCGTATCGCGGAAGAATTAGAGAGAGCCTGGTACTATTCGATCGCAGGTAAGATAGACGGAGACGAGGAGGATTGA